From Acidipropionibacterium acidipropionici, one genomic window encodes:
- a CDS encoding 4-alpha-glucanotransferase, producing MSSNTHHPWSQRASPLFGPDPSPRRRWIKAESVDSERAQAVAEREQWVQELRNRGALASACPTDEEIVVAMHRLLTWTPSRILNATLTDAVGDRRTQNLPGTVNEYPNWRVPLSGPDGRPMWLEDLYVDQRAARIADVLNGN from the coding sequence TTGTCTAGCAACACCCATCATCCCTGGTCGCAGAGGGCATCTCCACTTTTTGGGCCCGACCCATCACCCCGACGCCGGTGGATCAAGGCTGAGAGTGTGGACTCCGAGCGGGCGCAGGCGGTGGCCGAGCGCGAGCAGTGGGTGCAGGAGCTGCGGAATCGCGGTGCGCTGGCGTCGGCGTGTCCCACCGATGAGGAGATCGTGGTGGCGATGCACCGGCTGCTCACCTGGACCCCGTCGCGGATCCTCAACGCCACCCTCACCGATGCGGTGGGGGACCGACGCACCCAGAACCTTCCCGGCACCGTCAACGAGTACCCGAACTGGCGGGTGCCGCTGTCGGGCCCCGACGGGCGTCCGATGTGGCTGGAGGACCTCTATGTCGACCAGCGGGCGGCGCGGATCGCCGACGTCCTCAACGGCAACTGA
- a CDS encoding DUF3499 domain-containing protein: MRECSRPGCSRPAVATLTYVYSESTAVLGPLGPAREPNSYDLCEGHSGALSAPRGWEVIRLPGIDEAPPITPDDDLMALARAVRETGMLDGEAGPEHGPLSPAPDSVRVVASRGHLSVIVDSSDAGGRVR; encoded by the coding sequence GTGAGGGAGTGCTCTCGTCCTGGATGCTCGCGACCGGCTGTCGCGACACTGACCTACGTCTACTCTGAGTCCACCGCTGTGCTCGGTCCGCTGGGACCGGCCCGCGAGCCGAACTCCTACGATCTGTGCGAGGGCCATTCGGGTGCCCTGTCGGCCCCCCGGGGGTGGGAGGTCATCCGGCTCCCTGGCATCGACGAGGCGCCGCCGATCACCCCCGACGACGACCTCATGGCGCTGGCCAGGGCCGTTCGCGAGACCGGGATGCTCGACGGCGAGGCAGGCCCCGAACACGGCCCGCTCTCCCCGGCCCCCGACTCGGTGCGGGTGGTGGCCTCGCGGGGACACCTGAGCGTCATCGTCGATTCCTCCGACGCCGGTGGGCGGGTGCGCTGA
- a CDS encoding metallopeptidase family protein: protein MSSRRDRHGRGMRGPLVVPRNHGGVLPRPSPTRSEFFADAVSAALERVSQSCPGALDRVVVGIEDVPEKQSFIEGRVPLASAQDGEGPRPSRVVLFRRPLELRAATSAGLMILVHRTLVEQLSALTGLPVDVIDGSAD from the coding sequence ATGTCGTCACGTCGCGATCGCCATGGCCGAGGAATGCGCGGCCCCCTCGTGGTGCCCAGGAACCATGGCGGCGTCCTGCCCAGGCCGTCGCCGACCCGCTCGGAGTTCTTCGCGGACGCCGTCAGCGCGGCCCTCGAGCGGGTCTCGCAGAGCTGTCCGGGAGCACTGGACCGCGTCGTGGTGGGGATCGAGGACGTCCCCGAGAAGCAGTCCTTCATCGAGGGCCGGGTGCCGTTGGCCTCCGCCCAGGACGGAGAGGGGCCCAGGCCCTCCCGGGTCGTGCTGTTCCGCCGCCCCCTCGAACTGCGGGCCGCGACCTCGGCGGGGCTCATGATCCTGGTCCACCGCACCCTCGTCGAGCAGCTCAGCGCCCTCACCGGGCTGCCCGTCGACGTCATCGACGGGAGCGCCGACTAG
- a CDS encoding IS1380 family transposase translates to MQVSHEPVTAPTPVFDEDHLVAAGGLPAILGLAEQADFISLLAGRLTVDCPNAPLKARSLVAGMLAGADDIDGTGILRTGGTPKVMGGVRAPSTLGTFLRSFTHGHVLQLGAVNRKLLEHLAPVVPGLFGADPLITVDLDDTIRELHGYRKQGVAYGYNKVKGLNAILAVVSSDSCPPVITGAGLRRGNVKSGDHAAWHATRSITLARTVRPGTQILGRADSAFCTCETIHAFADHGCWFSVTIPAWPTVTAAISGIDEQAWTPIRYPHAVIEPETGELISDAEVAETPFTAFVSHPKDEQVSCRLVVRRVKRLNPAGQDPLVESYRYHAFITNSDLDTVEADRRHRDHAIVEQVIAELKAGPLAHLPSGRFTANAAWLACAVIAFNLSRAAAHAAGMSTARMPTITRRLIMIPARIAHRARRRYLHMPRRWPWATQFTRLWTTATAVGPPLALAS, encoded by the coding sequence GTGCAAGTATCCCACGAGCCCGTCACGGCCCCGACTCCTGTCTTCGATGAGGATCATCTGGTGGCCGCCGGAGGCCTGCCCGCGATCCTGGGCCTGGCCGAACAGGCCGATTTCATCAGTCTGCTGGCCGGCAGGTTGACGGTCGACTGTCCCAACGCCCCACTCAAGGCCCGCAGTCTGGTCGCGGGGATGCTGGCCGGCGCCGATGACATCGACGGTACCGGGATCCTCCGGACCGGCGGCACACCGAAGGTCATGGGCGGGGTCCGGGCCCCTTCGACCCTGGGCACCTTCCTGCGCAGCTTCACCCACGGGCACGTGCTGCAGTTGGGGGCGGTCAACCGGAAACTACTGGAACATCTGGCCCCGGTGGTGCCGGGCCTGTTCGGCGCCGACCCGCTGATCACAGTCGATCTGGACGACACCATCCGGGAACTCCACGGCTACCGCAAGCAGGGTGTGGCCTACGGCTACAACAAGGTCAAAGGGCTCAACGCCATCCTGGCCGTCGTCTCCTCGGACTCCTGCCCGCCAGTGATCACCGGGGCCGGGCTGCGCCGCGGCAACGTGAAATCAGGAGATCATGCCGCCTGGCACGCCACACGGTCCATCACCCTGGCCCGCACGGTCCGTCCCGGCACCCAGATCCTGGGGCGGGCCGACTCGGCCTTCTGCACCTGCGAGACGATCCACGCCTTCGCCGATCACGGCTGCTGGTTCAGTGTGACGATCCCCGCCTGGCCGACCGTGACCGCGGCGATCTCCGGTATCGACGAGCAGGCGTGGACACCCATCCGGTACCCGCATGCGGTCATCGAACCCGAGACCGGGGAACTCATCAGCGATGCGGAGGTTGCCGAGACCCCGTTCACCGCGTTCGTCTCCCACCCGAAAGATGAGCAGGTGTCCTGCCGGCTGGTGGTCCGCCGGGTCAAGCGCCTGAACCCGGCCGGCCAGGACCCGCTGGTCGAGTCGTACCGGTACCACGCGTTCATCACGAACTCCGATCTGGACACCGTCGAGGCCGACCGCAGGCATCGGGATCATGCGATCGTCGAGCAGGTCATCGCCGAGCTCAAGGCCGGACCCCTGGCCCACCTGCCCTCGGGCCGGTTCACCGCCAACGCCGCCTGGCTGGCCTGCGCGGTGATCGCGTTCAACCTGTCACGCGCCGCGGCCCACGCCGCTGGCATGAGTACAGCGAGAATGCCCACCATCACCCGCAGGCTGATCATGATCCCCGCCCGGATCGCACACCGGGCCCGCCGCCGGTACCTCCACATGCCCCGCCGCTGGCCCTGGGCCACCCAGTTCACAAGACTGTGGACCACCGCCACCGCTGTCGGCCCGCCCCTCGCATTGGCCAGTTGA
- a CDS encoding DUF3039 domain-containing protein → MSTQAAPGSETVVEERTQPSFQDGDAERFSHYVPKAKLTDAIVNGTPVVALCGKVWVPTRNPDRFPVCPECKEIWESLNPGK, encoded by the coding sequence ATGAGCACCCAGGCCGCACCAGGATCCGAGACTGTCGTCGAGGAGCGCACCCAACCGTCCTTCCAGGACGGCGACGCCGAGCGCTTCTCGCACTATGTGCCCAAGGCGAAGCTCACCGACGCGATCGTCAACGGCACCCCCGTCGTCGCGCTGTGCGGAAAGGTCTGGGTGCCCACCCGCAACCCCGACCGCTTCCCGGTGTGCCCCGAGTGCAAGGAGATCTGGGAGTCCCTCAACCCCGGCAAGTGA
- a CDS encoding cation diffusion facilitator family transporter yields MSTEGGRKAIIAAASANLGIAVTKFAAWALTGASSMLAEAIHSTADTGNQLLLMIGGRAAVREADKEHPFGYGRARYLAAFMVAIVLFSLGGLFALYESYEKIVAVRAGEHDALMESSWWWVPLLVVAISLVAESMSLRTALKETHKARAHLSVLQFIKQAKAPELPVVMLEDSAAVLGLVFALLGIGLTLLTGNEIFDAVGSGCIGVLLVVVAIILGREMLSLLEGESASPENRAAVAEAIRGTAGVGTIIHMRTIHVAPETILVAAKIGLDPGDSAAGVARIIDDAEAAVRSAVPMVGPLYLEPDILRTPGAETKEN; encoded by the coding sequence GTGAGTACTGAGGGCGGCCGGAAGGCGATCATTGCGGCGGCCAGCGCCAATCTGGGTATCGCCGTCACCAAATTCGCGGCCTGGGCGCTGACCGGGGCCTCATCGATGCTGGCCGAGGCCATCCACTCGACCGCCGACACCGGCAACCAGCTCCTGCTGATGATCGGCGGGCGGGCCGCCGTCCGCGAGGCTGACAAGGAGCATCCCTTCGGATACGGACGAGCCCGCTACCTCGCCGCCTTCATGGTGGCCATCGTGCTGTTCAGCCTGGGCGGCCTGTTCGCCCTCTACGAGAGCTACGAGAAGATCGTGGCGGTGCGCGCCGGGGAGCACGACGCCCTCATGGAGTCCTCCTGGTGGTGGGTCCCCCTGCTGGTGGTCGCCATCTCCCTGGTCGCCGAGTCGATGAGTCTGCGGACCGCCCTCAAGGAGACCCACAAGGCCCGGGCCCACCTGTCGGTGCTGCAGTTCATCAAGCAGGCGAAGGCCCCCGAGCTGCCCGTGGTGATGCTCGAGGACTCCGCCGCCGTCCTCGGTCTGGTCTTCGCCCTGCTGGGCATCGGGCTGACCCTGCTGACCGGCAATGAGATCTTCGACGCCGTCGGCAGCGGCTGTATCGGCGTGCTGCTGGTCGTCGTGGCGATCATCCTGGGACGGGAGATGCTCTCGCTGCTCGAGGGGGAGTCGGCCAGCCCCGAGAATCGCGCCGCCGTCGCAGAGGCGATCCGGGGAACGGCCGGGGTCGGCACGATCATCCACATGCGCACCATCCACGTGGCCCCCGAGACCATCCTGGTGGCCGCCAAGATCGGCCTCGATCCCGGTGACTCCGCGGCCGGAGTCGCCCGGATCATCGATGACGCCGAGGCGGCGGTGCGCTCGGCGGTGCCCATGGTGGGCCCGCTCTATCTGGAGCCCGACATCCTGAGGACGCCGGGCGCCGAGACGAAGGAGAACTGA
- a CDS encoding HU family DNA-binding protein, with translation MTKSELIKAIAKQASLTEAQTNEAVKALTDVITDALAKGEKIQLPGLLTAETVERPARNGRNPRTGESMTIPAHKAVKLSASSTLKKAVSD, from the coding sequence ATGACCAAGTCCGAGCTCATCAAGGCGATTGCCAAGCAGGCGTCTCTCACCGAGGCGCAGACCAATGAGGCCGTCAAGGCCCTGACCGACGTGATCACCGACGCTCTGGCCAAGGGCGAGAAGATTCAGCTTCCCGGCCTGCTCACCGCCGAGACCGTCGAGCGCCCGGCCCGCAACGGCCGCAACCCGCGCACCGGTGAGTCCATGACCATCCCCGCCCACAAGGCGGTGAAGCTCTCGGCCTCCAGCACCCTGAAGAAGGCCGTCTCTGATTGA
- a CDS encoding FeoC-like transcriptional regulator, giving the protein MSPAAAAVTAREGAPRPARPLSRVLEAFRAGAVSLDQIAERTGLPATIVRTSVGHLIRMGRIQAKELSMGCPGGGCSSCASATAEGTPGCGASGPSPLRRGPVLVELRLR; this is encoded by the coding sequence GTGAGCCCGGCCGCCGCGGCCGTCACCGCCCGGGAGGGCGCCCCGCGTCCCGCCCGACCGCTCAGCAGGGTGCTCGAGGCCTTCCGGGCCGGCGCGGTGTCCCTGGATCAGATCGCCGAGCGGACGGGCCTGCCCGCCACCATCGTGCGCACCAGCGTCGGCCACCTCATCCGGATGGGGCGGATCCAGGCCAAGGAGCTGTCGATGGGCTGCCCCGGCGGAGGATGCTCCTCCTGCGCCTCGGCGACCGCCGAGGGCACCCCGGGGTGCGGCGCCTCCGGCCCTTCGCCGTTGCGGCGCGGCCCGGTGCTGGTGGAGCTGCGGTTGCGGTGA
- the feoB gene encoding ferrous iron transport protein B, giving the protein MSPKVAEDAVRDLSGHSRKPVLSAKACCADGPDEAATGAPVVALAGAPNVGKSTLFNLLTGARVSMGNWPGTTVSVSRGVWHTRHTAGAPVEVDCDCPEGECGCDHIADHDRDLTLIDLPGAYSVDPMSPDEALTRALLVDCPPSEAPDLVVVVADAAHLARSLYLVAQLRELPLRIIVALTMVDVARRHGIDVDTWALSEGLGVPVVALDPRRRHGDQTLAMAVRRELDDLPPCPREIALDEEMAAVVASEDLDDDAEMAREDERFSFIESVVASGTTSSGQDRRTLSDRIDRWVTHKVFGPLIFAAVMWVVFQITTTVAAPFQDWLDGLFSGPVSEWTHTGLSAIGLGDTWVDGLLVNGVIAGVGTVLTFAPLMALMFILLAILEDSGYMARAAVVTDRMMRTIGLPGRAFIPLIVGFGCNVPAISATRALPQARQRILTALLVPFTSCTARLTVYVMLAATFFPRMAGTVCFIMYLVSILLVVVVGLLLRKTLWRTMGSEPLVLDLPPYQVPTARLTAAVTWMRLKGFLRTASGIIVVAVAAVWLLQSIPVGGHAGFGEAAPEDSAFGVGARAVAPVFEPAGFGSWQTSSALVVGFVAKEAVVSSWAQTYAVADPEETGQQEPLQQKITQSFEQSSGGHTYPAVWAFLFFLLSYTPCVATLATQKREIGLGWTLFGLSMQLAIAWIGAVAIFQIGSLLW; this is encoded by the coding sequence ATGAGCCCCAAGGTGGCCGAGGACGCCGTCCGCGACCTGAGTGGCCACTCCCGCAAGCCCGTCCTCTCCGCCAAGGCCTGCTGCGCCGACGGTCCTGACGAGGCGGCCACCGGCGCCCCGGTGGTGGCCCTGGCCGGGGCCCCGAATGTCGGGAAGTCGACACTGTTCAACCTGCTCACCGGGGCCCGGGTGAGCATGGGCAACTGGCCGGGCACCACCGTGTCGGTGTCCCGGGGGGTCTGGCACACCCGGCACACCGCAGGCGCACCGGTCGAGGTGGACTGCGACTGCCCGGAGGGGGAGTGCGGCTGCGATCACATCGCCGATCACGACCGCGACCTCACCCTCATCGATCTTCCCGGGGCCTACAGCGTCGACCCGATGAGCCCCGACGAGGCGCTCACCAGGGCCCTGCTGGTCGACTGCCCCCCGTCGGAGGCCCCCGACCTGGTGGTGGTCGTCGCCGACGCGGCGCACCTGGCCCGCAGCCTCTACCTGGTCGCCCAGCTGCGCGAGCTTCCACTGCGCATCATCGTGGCCCTCACGATGGTGGACGTCGCCCGGCGGCACGGCATCGACGTCGACACCTGGGCCCTGTCGGAGGGCCTCGGGGTGCCGGTGGTCGCCCTGGATCCGCGACGCCGTCACGGCGATCAGACCCTGGCGATGGCGGTGCGCCGCGAACTCGACGACCTTCCCCCCTGTCCCCGCGAGATCGCCCTGGACGAGGAGATGGCGGCCGTGGTCGCCTCCGAGGATCTCGATGACGACGCCGAGATGGCCCGCGAGGACGAGAGGTTCTCCTTCATTGAGTCGGTGGTCGCCTCGGGCACCACTTCCTCGGGTCAGGATCGGCGCACCCTCTCGGACCGGATCGACCGATGGGTCACCCACAAGGTCTTCGGCCCGCTGATCTTCGCCGCCGTGATGTGGGTCGTCTTCCAGATCACCACGACGGTGGCCGCTCCCTTCCAGGACTGGCTCGACGGGCTGTTCTCCGGGCCGGTGTCCGAGTGGACCCACACGGGTCTGTCGGCGATCGGGCTTGGCGACACCTGGGTGGACGGGCTGCTGGTCAACGGCGTCATCGCCGGCGTCGGCACCGTGCTCACCTTCGCCCCCCTGATGGCCCTCATGTTCATCCTGCTGGCCATCCTCGAGGATTCCGGCTATATGGCCCGGGCTGCCGTGGTCACCGACCGGATGATGCGCACGATCGGCCTGCCCGGTCGGGCCTTCATCCCCCTGATCGTCGGATTCGGGTGCAATGTGCCGGCGATCTCGGCCACCCGCGCCCTTCCCCAGGCGCGCCAGCGGATCCTCACCGCGCTGCTGGTGCCCTTCACCTCCTGCACCGCCCGGCTCACCGTCTACGTGATGCTGGCGGCCACCTTCTTCCCGAGGATGGCCGGCACGGTGTGTTTCATCATGTACCTCGTCTCGATCCTGCTGGTGGTGGTCGTCGGGCTGCTGCTGCGCAAAACCCTGTGGCGCACCATGGGTTCCGAGCCCCTGGTGCTGGACCTTCCCCCTTACCAGGTGCCCACCGCCCGGCTCACCGCCGCGGTCACCTGGATGCGGCTCAAGGGATTCCTGCGGACCGCCTCGGGGATCATCGTCGTGGCCGTGGCGGCCGTCTGGCTGCTGCAGTCGATCCCGGTCGGCGGCCATGCCGGATTCGGCGAGGCCGCCCCCGAGGACTCGGCCTTCGGAGTGGGGGCGAGGGCGGTGGCCCCGGTCTTCGAGCCGGCGGGCTTCGGATCCTGGCAGACCTCCTCGGCGCTGGTCGTCGGTTTCGTCGCCAAGGAGGCCGTGGTGTCCTCCTGGGCCCAGACCTACGCGGTCGCCGACCCCGAGGAGACCGGCCAGCAGGAGCCCCTCCAGCAGAAGATCACCCAGTCCTTCGAGCAGAGTTCCGGCGGCCACACCTATCCGGCGGTGTGGGCCTTCCTGTTCTTCCTTCTGTCGTACACGCCGTGCGTGGCGACTCTGGCCACCCAGAAACGCGAGATCGGCCTGGGCTGGACCCTCTTCGGACTGTCCATGCAGCTGGCCATCGCCTGGATCGGCGCGGTGGCCATCTTCCAGATCGGGAGCCTGCTGTGGTGA
- a CDS encoding nicotinate phosphoribosyltransferase — protein sequence MSTALLTDHYELTMVEAAMRAGTTWRRCVFELFPRRLPEGRRYGVVAGVGRMLEALEEFRFDPAEIAFLTDRGIVSPEMAEWLAGYRFSGSIHGYAEGDLYFPGSPLLTVEGSFAEACILETLLLSIYNHDSAIASAASRMVMLAEGRPIIEMGSRRTHEEAAVAAARAAWITGFGPTSNLAAGMRYGVPTSGTAAHSFTLLHDTEEQAFAAQLETYGDQTTLLVDTYDIEAAVRTGVRLTDGRLGAVRIDSGDLSIVARQVRDLLDDLGATQTRVIVTSDLDEWQIAALRGAPVDGFGVGTSLVTGSGAPTCSFVYKLVARAASDDPDAPLIPVAKKSSHKSTVGGRKYALRRLDPDGTATAEVVGVGHAPRADADDRDLIVPLVLDGATVGAEPLAVARSRHESAMKELPLSGRRISRGDQAIPTIMVHHGSDGSDAVLGGGLDL from the coding sequence ATGTCGACCGCACTGCTCACAGACCACTACGAACTCACCATGGTCGAGGCCGCGATGAGAGCCGGGACCACCTGGCGCAGGTGCGTCTTCGAGCTCTTCCCCCGCCGCCTCCCCGAGGGTCGCCGCTACGGCGTGGTCGCCGGCGTGGGGCGGATGCTGGAGGCCCTCGAGGAGTTCCGCTTCGATCCCGCCGAGATCGCCTTCCTCACCGACCGGGGCATCGTCAGTCCCGAGATGGCCGAGTGGCTGGCCGGCTACCGCTTCTCAGGGTCGATCCACGGCTACGCGGAGGGCGACCTGTACTTCCCCGGCTCCCCGCTGCTCACCGTCGAGGGCAGCTTCGCCGAGGCGTGCATTCTCGAGACGCTGCTGCTGAGCATCTACAACCACGACTCGGCGATAGCCTCAGCCGCATCCCGGATGGTGATGCTGGCCGAGGGCCGCCCGATCATCGAGATGGGATCGCGGCGCACCCACGAGGAGGCCGCGGTGGCCGCCGCGAGGGCCGCCTGGATCACCGGCTTCGGGCCCACCTCGAATCTGGCGGCCGGGATGCGTTACGGCGTCCCCACCTCGGGCACGGCCGCCCACTCCTTCACCCTTCTGCACGACACCGAGGAGCAGGCCTTCGCCGCCCAGCTGGAGACCTACGGCGACCAGACCACACTGCTGGTCGACACCTACGACATCGAGGCCGCCGTGCGCACCGGGGTGAGGCTCACCGACGGCCGGCTCGGCGCCGTCCGGATCGACTCGGGGGACCTATCCATCGTGGCCCGGCAGGTCCGCGATCTGCTCGACGACCTGGGCGCCACGCAGACCCGGGTCATCGTCACCAGCGACCTCGACGAGTGGCAGATCGCCGCGCTGCGCGGCGCCCCCGTCGACGGCTTCGGGGTCGGCACCTCCCTGGTGACCGGATCCGGCGCCCCGACCTGCAGCTTCGTCTACAAGCTGGTGGCCAGGGCCGCCTCCGACGATCCGGATGCCCCGCTGATCCCGGTCGCCAAGAAGTCCTCCCACAAATCCACCGTCGGCGGGCGCAAGTACGCGCTGCGCAGGCTGGACCCCGACGGCACGGCGACCGCCGAGGTGGTCGGCGTCGGCCATGCGCCGCGGGCCGATGCCGACGACCGCGATCTCATCGTCCCGCTGGTCCTCGACGGCGCCACGGTGGGCGCAGAACCCCTAGCCGTGGCCCGATCCCGCCACGAGTCCGCGATGAAGGAGCTCCCCCTCTCGGGACGGCGCATCTCCAGGGGGGACCAGGCCATTCCGACGATCATGGTGCACCACGGATCCGACGGTTCGGACGCCGTCCTCGGGGGCGGTCTGGACCTCTGA
- a CDS encoding FeoA family protein codes for MSSRATRHAVDAVLPTGRADDEPLASCPVDEQRVLLRAEGDLRMRRRLAALGLRRGAPVTLMMRTSGGGAVVSVAGARIALDRSMLSSLHTVSAEAVA; via the coding sequence ATGAGTTCTCGAGCGACCAGGCATGCCGTCGACGCAGTGCTCCCGACGGGTCGGGCGGACGACGAGCCGTTGGCCTCCTGTCCCGTCGACGAGCAGCGGGTGCTGCTGCGAGCCGAGGGCGACCTGCGGATGCGCAGGCGCCTGGCGGCGCTGGGCCTGCGACGGGGCGCCCCGGTGACGTTGATGATGAGGACCTCCGGCGGGGGCGCCGTCGTCTCCGTCGCCGGAGCCCGGATCGCTCTGGACCGTTCCATGCTCAGCAGTCTTCACACCGTCTCGGCCGAGGCCGTCGCATGA
- a CDS encoding DUF2017 family protein, which translates to MRITAGEPPWALEFEPEETWMLGVLLDVYESLVSGEQGPVDRPLDPSDPAGLLGAVQPNHPSDPFSFWEADLDERPGEEPQDDPALRRLFPDAYPDDQDASDEFRRFTAAGQRRERLDQILDVRVDLDVLSTKPLMMQPERVEYWLRTINAIRLVLATRLGIVDELSADRAEQSAGDDPSDVIYPAYEWLGVLIEMLVEVSWE; encoded by the coding sequence ATGAGGATCACTGCGGGCGAACCCCCCTGGGCGCTGGAGTTCGAGCCCGAGGAGACCTGGATGCTGGGGGTCCTCCTGGACGTCTACGAGTCTCTGGTCAGCGGTGAGCAGGGGCCTGTGGACCGGCCCCTGGACCCGTCGGATCCTGCCGGGCTGCTGGGGGCTGTCCAGCCGAACCATCCCAGTGACCCGTTCTCGTTCTGGGAGGCCGATCTCGACGAGCGTCCCGGCGAGGAGCCGCAGGATGATCCCGCGCTGCGCCGACTGTTTCCCGATGCCTACCCCGACGATCAGGACGCCAGCGACGAGTTCCGCAGGTTCACAGCCGCCGGCCAGCGCCGCGAGAGACTTGACCAGATCCTCGACGTGCGGGTGGATCTGGACGTCCTGTCGACGAAGCCGTTGATGATGCAGCCGGAGAGGGTCGAGTACTGGCTCCGGACGATCAACGCGATCCGGCTCGTGCTGGCGACCCGCCTGGGGATCGTCGACGAGCTGAGCGCCGACCGGGCCGAGCAGTCCGCCGGCGATGATCCCTCCGACGTCATCTACCCCGCCTATGAGTGGCTGGGAGTGCTCATCGAGATGCTGGTCGAGGTGAGCTGGGAATAA
- a CDS encoding RDD family protein: MSSQEPSRWDSRSENPGHAEQLPPMGWYPDPGGSEKERYWDGSRWTRNLRAPREVAAPAARHDRQSGRPETLDPLRTQGTHKVVRRRSADDPQPTAPAPRRQEPYPGGQYPSERSREALTSDGVPLAGWWWRVLATIIDMALVWVVVAIVMHGQFSTFMTRYMNLATQNLGSYNAIIQAVSGDQQLLAASMAITRGTIIGQIVYQFAMLAICSASVGQLVCRLRVVEVDHGQEHRRLRWWRALLRAAVWGAVEFVSQTTLGLLELFSYLMPLWQRRRQTIHDLVGGTQVIRLPRD; the protein is encoded by the coding sequence GTGAGCAGTCAAGAGCCGAGCCGATGGGACTCCCGATCCGAGAACCCGGGCCACGCCGAGCAACTGCCCCCGATGGGCTGGTACCCCGATCCCGGCGGCAGTGAGAAGGAGCGCTACTGGGACGGGTCCCGATGGACCCGGAATCTGCGCGCCCCCCGCGAGGTCGCCGCCCCGGCCGCCCGCCACGACCGGCAGTCCGGTCGGCCCGAGACCCTCGACCCGCTGCGGACCCAGGGCACCCACAAGGTGGTCCGGCGCCGATCCGCCGACGACCCCCAGCCCACCGCCCCCGCTCCCAGACGCCAGGAGCCCTACCCGGGCGGGCAGTATCCGTCCGAGCGTTCCCGGGAGGCCCTCACCTCCGACGGCGTGCCGTTGGCCGGCTGGTGGTGGAGGGTGCTCGCCACCATCATCGACATGGCCCTGGTGTGGGTCGTCGTGGCGATCGTCATGCACGGCCAGTTCAGCACCTTCATGACGCGCTACATGAACCTGGCGACCCAGAACCTGGGCTCCTACAACGCGATCATCCAGGCCGTCTCCGGCGACCAGCAGTTGCTCGCGGCCTCCATGGCCATCACCAGGGGCACCATCATCGGTCAGATCGTCTACCAGTTCGCAATGCTGGCGATCTGCTCGGCATCGGTGGGCCAGCTGGTGTGCCGGCTCCGCGTGGTCGAGGTGGACCACGGCCAGGAGCACCGGCGTCTGCGCTGGTGGCGGGCCCTGCTGCGCGCCGCGGTATGGGGGGCGGTGGAGTTCGTCAGCCAGACCACCCTGGGACTCCTCGAGCTCTTCAGCTACCTCATGCCGCTGTGGCAGCGGCGCCGCCAGACCATCCACGACCTCGTCGGCGGCACCCAGGTGATCCGCCTCCCCAGAGACTGA
- the clpS gene encoding ATP-dependent Clp protease adapter ClpS, whose protein sequence is MVDPVVVAPQASLPAGEPVTERFTAPEPSWATVVWDDPVNLMSYVARVFATYFGYSRAKANDLMITVHNEGSAIVATGPKESMETAVSAMHSYGLWATLSRLER, encoded by the coding sequence ATGGTGGATCCCGTCGTCGTCGCCCCGCAGGCCTCATTGCCGGCCGGGGAGCCCGTCACGGAGAGATTCACGGCCCCCGAGCCCTCCTGGGCGACCGTGGTCTGGGACGACCCGGTCAACCTCATGAGCTACGTCGCCCGGGTCTTCGCCACCTATTTCGGGTACTCCCGCGCCAAGGCCAACGACCTCATGATCACCGTCCACAACGAGGGCAGCGCCATCGTGGCCACCGGGCCCAAGGAGAGTATGGAGACTGCGGTGTCGGCGATGCACTCCTACGGTCTGTGGGCCACTCTGAGCAGGTTGGAACGGTGA